A region from the Phaenicophaeus curvirostris isolate KB17595 chromosome 3, BPBGC_Pcur_1.0, whole genome shotgun sequence genome encodes:
- the LOC138718548 gene encoding forkhead box protein J1-like, producing MAEGWLSHEETGKDRGQEGSRRDLDDVDDSLPNLTWLLDFSIISASTGNSSCCPSSPDPHSCQDIPSFAAPCSPLGTDQLCMEMPQTPRMPISSSSWMMEHHVVSTHPQLTAGIDYQTNPYIKPPYSYATLICMAMEASKEPHVTLSDIYKWITDNFCYFRQADPVWQNSIRHNLSSNKRFIKVPREKDKPGRGGFWKLDPQYVEQLKSGAFKKQRMRPVQIHPASTAKAQQEAQRGASLAASACASNKVLSVNLESQLLLKEFEEGLGNQNWNPVDGKRGLKRKQPLPKQTAKACRLSNSALLSQEEQTQLGSLKGDSDPILNREVSTFGDLELLSPVSLKTLNLELMAQGHHFECPQGPEQVLTESSQNSLSLDESFVATSFLQHLCDEGTSDLLSDSANAEQLFEVSDASVIADESNWITLDSLL from the exons ATGGCTGAGGGGTGGCTGAGCCAcgaggagacagggaaggacagagggcaggagggcagcaggagagacttGGACGATGTGGACGACAGCCTGCCCAACCTGACGTggctgctggacttctccatcatCAGCGCTAGCACGGgcaactcctcctgctgccccagcagcccggacccccacagctgtcaggacatccccagctttgctgcacCGTGCTCACCCCTGGGCACTGACCAACTGTGCATGGAAATGCCCCAAACTCCACGcatgcccatctcctcctccagctggatgaTGGAGCACCACGTTGTGTCCACGCACCCTCAGCTGACGGCGGGTATTGACTACCAGACCAACCCCTACATCAAACCACCCTATTCTTATGCCACCCTCATCTGCATGGCGATGGAAGCCAGCAAGGAGCCCCACGTCACCCTCTCCGACATCTACAAGTGGATTACCGACAACTTCTGCTACTTCCGTCAAGCTGATCCCGTGTGGCAG AACTCCATCCGGCACAACCTCTCCTCAAACAAGCGCTTCATCAAGGTGCCTCGAGAGAAGGACAAGCCAGGGAGAGGTGGCTTTTGGAAGCTTGACCCGCAATACGTTGAGCAGCTCAAGAGCGGtgccttcaaaaagcagaggatgcgCCCAGTGCAGATCCACCCAGCCTCCACTGCGAAAGCCCAGCAAGAAGCACAGCGTGGTGCCTCCCTGGCTGCTTCAGCTTGTGCCTCCAATAAAGTCCTCTCTGTCAACCTggagtcacagctgctgctgaaagagtttGAAGAAGGTCTTGGCAACCAGAACTGGAATCCAGTGGATGGCAAAAGAGGGCTCAAGCGCAAGCAGCCCTTGCccaagcaaacagccaaagcgTGTCGGCTTTCCAATTCCGCCTTgctgagccaggaggagcagaccCAGCTGGGATCCCTGAAAGGGGACTCTGACCCCATCCTGAACAGAGAGGTCTCCACTTTTGGGGATCTGGAGCTCTTATCTCCAGTCAGCCTCAAAACGCTCAACCTGGAGTTGATGGCACAAGGGCACCACTTTGAATGTCCCCAGGGGCCGGAGCAGGTCCTCACTGAGTCCTCCCAGAACAGCCTGAGCCTGGACGAAAGCTTCGTGgccacttctttcctgcagcatctctgtgatgaAGGGACAAGCGATCTCCTCTCGGATTCTGCCAATGCGGAGCAGTTGTTTGAAGTCAGCGATGCATCTGTAATAGCGGATGAGAGCAACTGGATCACTCTGGATTCCCTCTTGTAA